A single Natrinema pellirubrum DSM 15624 DNA region contains:
- a CDS encoding phosphatase PAP2 family protein has product MFRGARLLDGIRDLVPDWGVVLAAVVTQLGDGWWLLALGLGASWATAWRRRGRPGHRPGVGRSDGPWFLAVIVGGLAVMTALKHFFALPRPDLGTVVPAWLPSSLEPLYRSVASAGGYGFPSGHAVGATVTYGLFALILEAGTRRLRLAVATSLVAAVSATRLVLGVHYPLDVVAGVVVGGAYLAVAWRLLERSPFDRTITASGLALTLAGVAGLTSGGADSAVGYVALVAGALAGWLGGQALPMPTAGRYHTGVLLLAIGALTTVGVSLFDGRARLVASATLLGLLAGVPTAVLSRSNRGEPASD; this is encoded by the coding sequence GTGTTCCGCGGAGCCCGCCTTCTCGACGGTATCCGCGACCTCGTCCCCGACTGGGGGGTGGTCCTCGCCGCGGTCGTGACCCAGCTCGGCGACGGCTGGTGGCTCCTCGCGCTCGGACTCGGCGCGTCGTGGGCGACCGCGTGGCGGCGGCGCGGTCGCCCCGGACACCGGCCCGGAGTCGGCCGTTCCGACGGTCCCTGGTTCCTTGCGGTCATCGTCGGTGGGCTGGCAGTGATGACGGCGCTAAAACATTTCTTCGCGTTGCCGCGTCCCGACCTCGGGACGGTCGTTCCCGCGTGGCTCCCCTCGTCGCTCGAGCCCCTGTACCGCTCGGTCGCCAGCGCCGGGGGCTACGGCTTTCCCAGCGGCCACGCGGTCGGCGCGACCGTCACTTACGGCCTGTTCGCGCTGATCCTCGAGGCCGGAACCCGTCGGCTCCGGCTTGCGGTCGCCACCTCGCTCGTGGCCGCCGTCTCGGCCACTCGGCTCGTCCTCGGCGTTCACTACCCGCTCGATGTCGTCGCTGGGGTGGTCGTCGGCGGTGCGTATCTCGCCGTCGCGTGGCGGCTCCTCGAGCGGTCGCCGTTCGATCGAACGATCACCGCATCGGGGCTCGCACTGACGCTGGCCGGCGTGGCGGGGCTCACGAGTGGGGGAGCGGACAGCGCCGTCGGGTACGTCGCGCTCGTGGCCGGCGCGCTCGCAGGGTGGCTCGGCGGTCAGGCGCTTCCGATGCCCACGGCCGGACGGTATCACACGGGGGTCCTGTTGCTCGCGATCGGGGCACTGACTACCGTCGGTGTCTCCCTCTTCGACGGCCGGGCGCGACTGGTCGCGTCGGCGACGCTGCTCGGTCTCCTGGCGGGAGTCCCGACGGCCGTGCTTTCGCGCTCGAACAGGGGCGAGCCGGCGTCGGACTGA
- a CDS encoding DUF5790 family protein, with the protein MSQATLGDDEELFGEAANEMREDVESSLEAAWAALPDADDVWETDADNVLGALNGLNSALEVGDAEDHLRDAKKWFTMGQRADAFDDADDLEAEIEDLEDAITDIAEAGEQVGELTSTIPALRGTLQDAGPADDESADATDDEEDEE; encoded by the coding sequence ATGAGCCAAGCGACGCTCGGCGACGACGAGGAACTGTTCGGGGAAGCCGCCAACGAGATGCGCGAGGACGTCGAGTCCTCGCTCGAGGCGGCCTGGGCGGCCCTGCCCGACGCCGACGACGTCTGGGAGACCGACGCGGACAACGTGTTGGGTGCGCTCAACGGGCTCAACTCCGCGCTTGAGGTCGGCGACGCCGAGGATCACCTCCGCGACGCGAAGAAGTGGTTCACGATGGGCCAGCGCGCCGACGCCTTCGACGACGCCGATGACCTCGAGGCCGAGATCGAGGACCTCGAGGACGCGATCACGGACATCGCCGAGGCCGGCGAACAGGTCGGTGAACTCACCTCGACGATCCCGGCGCTTCGGGGTACGCTGCAGGACGCCGGTCCTGCCGACGATGAGTCGGCCGACGCTACGGACGACGAGGAAGACGAGGAGTAA
- the azf gene encoding NAD-dependent glucose-6-phosphate dehydrogenase Azf yields MAQSVLLTGAAGRVGDAILGGLADDYEWRLLDREPPTDDQPGEFVVADITDAEAVREAMDGIDVVIHLAGDPRPEAPWNSVLTNNIDGTQTVFEAAVDAGVEAVVFASSNHAVGNYETDERTPEMYREDDDYLLDGTELPRPSNLYGVSKAAGETLGRYYHDEHDLSVACVRIGNLTQGHPPIDYERGQAMWLSYRDCAHLFDRCIRADYDYEIVYGISDNDRKYYSIERAREALGYDPQDNSAYYDGEEQVVEPDA; encoded by the coding sequence ATGGCACAGTCAGTCCTGCTCACCGGGGCTGCGGGGCGGGTCGGAGACGCCATCCTCGGCGGCCTCGCGGACGACTACGAGTGGCGATTACTGGATCGGGAGCCGCCGACCGACGACCAGCCGGGCGAGTTCGTCGTCGCGGACATCACCGACGCGGAGGCCGTCCGGGAGGCGATGGACGGCATCGACGTCGTGATCCACCTCGCGGGCGACCCGCGTCCGGAAGCGCCGTGGAACAGCGTCTTGACGAACAACATCGACGGGACCCAGACGGTCTTCGAGGCGGCCGTCGACGCCGGCGTCGAGGCGGTCGTCTTCGCGTCCTCGAACCACGCCGTCGGCAACTACGAGACCGACGAGCGCACGCCCGAGATGTATCGCGAGGACGACGACTACCTGCTCGACGGGACCGAACTCCCGCGGCCAAGCAACCTCTATGGCGTCTCGAAGGCCGCCGGCGAGACACTGGGTCGGTACTATCACGACGAACACGACCTCTCCGTCGCCTGTGTGCGCATCGGCAACCTCACACAGGGTCACCCGCCGATCGACTACGAGCGCGGGCAGGCGATGTGGCTCTCCTACCGCGACTGTGCGCATCTGTTCGATCGCTGCATTCGTGCGGACTACGACTACGAGATCGTCTACGGCATCTCCGACAACGACCGCAAGTACTACTCGATCGAGCGCGCTCGAGAGGCGCTG
- a CDS encoding dihydroneopterin aldolase family protein, producing the protein MSSETPTDAETACFEAGIKFGSLYHQFAGTPVSPESAPSLATAIAESIENQPHCRAVTVDVRTDELEAELAESTADYTELTGRFLEVEIVVDYEGCTVVTRMEMEDGYPLMRLESVRE; encoded by the coding sequence ATGAGTTCCGAGACACCGACCGACGCCGAGACGGCCTGCTTCGAGGCCGGCATCAAGTTCGGCTCGCTGTACCACCAGTTCGCCGGCACGCCCGTCTCGCCCGAGAGCGCGCCCAGCCTCGCGACGGCGATAGCGGAATCGATCGAGAACCAGCCTCACTGTCGCGCGGTCACCGTCGACGTCCGAACCGACGAACTCGAGGCCGAACTCGCCGAGTCGACGGCCGACTACACCGAGCTGACGGGACGGTTTCTCGAGGTCGAGATCGTCGTCGACTACGAGGGCTGTACAGTCGTCACCCGTATGGAAATGGAGGACGGCTATCCCCTGATGCGACTCGAGTCGGTTCGAGAGTGA
- a CDS encoding creatininase family protein, with translation MDLTTATWTDARDLETDLAVVPVGSTEQHGPHAPLGTDVATAEAVADAGVDRCEREVARAPAIPVGVAEEHRQFPGTMWVSADTFRDYVGEAVSSLAHHGFDRVVLVNGHGGNVDALREVGGRLTRDGDAYAVPFTWFEAVGDHSADMGHGGPLETALLRHCDPDSVREDRIDEARDGAADGWGEWTSHANLAYDAAEFTENGVVGDPGDGDAARGAELLDLAGDALARLLEAVAERDVSRPADR, from the coding sequence ATGGACCTCACGACGGCGACGTGGACGGACGCCCGAGACCTCGAGACCGACCTCGCGGTCGTCCCCGTCGGGAGTACGGAACAGCACGGGCCCCACGCCCCGCTCGGGACGGACGTGGCGACGGCCGAGGCGGTCGCCGACGCCGGAGTCGACCGCTGCGAGCGCGAGGTCGCCCGCGCCCCGGCGATCCCGGTCGGCGTCGCCGAGGAACACCGCCAGTTCCCGGGCACGATGTGGGTCTCGGCGGACACGTTTCGGGACTACGTCGGCGAGGCCGTCTCGAGCCTCGCCCATCACGGCTTCGACCGGGTCGTCCTCGTCAACGGTCACGGCGGCAACGTCGACGCCCTCCGGGAGGTCGGCGGCCGACTCACGCGGGACGGCGACGCCTACGCCGTCCCCTTCACCTGGTTTGAGGCCGTCGGCGACCACAGCGCCGATATGGGCCACGGCGGCCCCCTCGAGACGGCCCTACTACGTCACTGTGATCCCGACTCGGTTCGGGAGGACCGCATCGACGAGGCCCGCGACGGCGCTGCCGACGGCTGGGGCGAGTGGACGAGTCACGCCAACCTGGCCTACGACGCGGCGGAGTTTACGGAGAACGGAGTCGTCGGTGATCCGGGTGACGGCGACGCTGCTCGCGGCGCGGAACTGCTCGATCTCGCCGGCGACGCGCTCGCTCGGCTGCTCGAGGCGGTCGCCGAACGCGACGTTTCGCGACCCGCGGACCGATAG